A single region of the Procambarus clarkii isolate CNS0578487 chromosome 81, FALCON_Pclarkii_2.0, whole genome shotgun sequence genome encodes:
- the LOC138358080 gene encoding antho-RFamide neuropeptides type 1-like — translation MYYRCDLHRRVGSDLHGRVGVDLHGRVGVDLHGRVGSDLHGRVGSDLHGRVGVDLHGRVGSDLHGRVGSDLHGSVGVDLHGRVGVDLHGSVGVDLHGRVGSDLHGRVGSDLHGSVGVNLHGRVGSDLHGRVGSDLHGRVGVDLHGRVGVDLHGRVGVDLHGRVGVDLHGRVKSDLCYM, via the coding sequence ATGTACTACAGATGTGATCTACATAGGCGTGTGGGATCAGATCTACATGGGCGTGTGGGAGTAGATTTACATGGGCGTGTGGGAGTAGATTTACATGGGCGTGTGGGATCAGATTTACATGGGCGTGTGGGATCAGATTTACATGGGCGTGTGGGAGTAGATTTACATGGGCGTGTGGGATCAGATTTACATGGGCGTGTGGGATCAGATCtacatgggagtgtgggagtagATTTACATGGGCGTGTGGGAGTAGATCtacatgggagtgtgggagtagATTTACATGGGCGTGTGGGATCAGATTTACATGGGCGTGTGGGATCAGATCtacatgggagtgtgggagtaaATTTACATGGGCGTGTGGGATCAGATTTACATGGGCGTGTGGGATCAGATTTACATGGGCGTGTGGGAGTAGATTTACATGGGCGTGTGGGAGTAGATTTACATGGGCGTGTGGGAGTAGATTTACATGGGCGTGTGGGAGTAGATTTACATGGGCGTGTGAAATCAGATTTATGTTATATGTAA